In Marinicauda algicola, one DNA window encodes the following:
- a CDS encoding bile acid:sodium symporter family protein — protein sequence MQIDMTELDTWQISLDPRFELIMPVGLVVMMFAVALALKIEDFAFLRRYPARFAGAASSQIVGLPLLTLILVWIIQPIPSIAFGMIVVACCPGGNVSNFITHLARGNTALSVSLTATSSLAAALVTPISILFWSSLYPPAAGIVEAVEVEAGPFILSMGALLALPIAAGMAVRHYHPAIAVRIRPVFMIAALTIIVALVASGVARNPQMFMATGLVVLAIAALHNALAFGLGWVTGRALGFDAKGRRTMTFEVGIQNAGLGLMIVIAVFGGTGGAVAMTGTWSIWHLISGLLLAAGFRALDGWQARGQVKAAE from the coding sequence GTGCAGATCGACATGACCGAGCTCGACACCTGGCAGATCTCGCTCGATCCGCGCTTCGAGCTCATCATGCCGGTCGGGCTCGTCGTCATGATGTTCGCGGTCGCGCTGGCCTTGAAGATCGAGGACTTCGCCTTCCTCAGGCGCTATCCGGCGCGGTTCGCCGGAGCGGCGTCGTCCCAGATCGTGGGCCTGCCGCTCCTGACCCTGATCCTCGTCTGGATCATCCAGCCCATCCCCTCGATCGCCTTCGGCATGATCGTGGTGGCCTGTTGTCCGGGCGGCAATGTCTCGAACTTCATCACCCATCTCGCGCGCGGCAACACCGCGCTGTCGGTCTCGCTGACCGCGACCTCGAGCCTCGCCGCCGCGCTGGTGACGCCGATCTCGATCCTGTTCTGGTCGAGCCTCTATCCGCCCGCGGCCGGGATCGTCGAGGCGGTCGAGGTGGAGGCCGGACCCTTCATCCTCTCGATGGGCGCGCTGCTCGCCCTGCCGATCGCGGCGGGCATGGCCGTGCGCCACTATCATCCCGCCATCGCGGTGCGCATCCGCCCGGTCTTCATGATCGCGGCGCTGACCATCATTGTCGCGCTGGTCGCGAGCGGGGTGGCGCGCAATCCGCAGATGTTCATGGCCACCGGCCTCGTCGTGCTCGCCATCGCGGCGCTGCACAATGCGCTCGCCTTCGGGCTCGGCTGGGTGACCGGCAGGGCGCTCGGCTTCGACGCGAAGGGCCGGCGCACCATGACCTTCGAGGTCGGCATCCAGAATGCGGGCCTCGGGCTGATGATCGTCATCGCCGTGTTCGGCGGCACCGGGGGTGCGGTCGCCATGACCGGCACGTGGTCGATCTGGCACCTGATCAGCGGCCTCCTGCTCGCCGCCGGCTTCCGCGCGCTCGACGGCTGGCAGGCGAGGGGGCAGGTGAAGGCGGCGGAGTAG
- a CDS encoding LL-diaminopimelate aminotransferase: MTETAFYRERRLPPYVFAEVNRMKLALRKQGRDVIDFGMGNPDLAPAAHVIDKLKEVAGDPRAHRYSASQGIPALRKALARYYERRFEVGLDPDREVCVTLGSKEGLANLAQAVTAPGDVILVPDPSYPIHMFGFIIAGAAVRPVPFESPEAFLREAAHACRRSIPAPSALVLNFPSNPTARVVDPGFYEEAVKLAKANDLVLISDLAYAEIYFDGTPPPSILQVKGAKDVAVEFTSMSKTYSMAGWRIGFAAGSARLVDALKRVKSYLDYGAFTPVQVAAIAALDGPQDPVAKARAIYKARRDVMVETFARAGFEVPSPPATMFAWAPIPERFRDLGSVEFAKLMLEKTGVAVAPGLGFGERGDTHVRLALVENEQRIRQAARALKALF; the protein is encoded by the coding sequence ATGACCGAGACCGCCTTCTACCGCGAGCGCCGCCTGCCGCCCTACGTCTTCGCGGAGGTGAACCGGATGAAGCTCGCCCTTCGCAAGCAGGGCCGGGACGTCATCGATTTCGGCATGGGCAATCCCGACCTGGCGCCGGCCGCGCACGTCATCGACAAGCTGAAGGAGGTCGCCGGCGATCCGCGCGCGCACCGCTATTCGGCGAGCCAGGGCATCCCGGCGCTCAGGAAGGCGCTCGCGCGCTATTATGAGCGCCGCTTCGAGGTCGGCCTCGATCCCGACCGGGAGGTGTGCGTCACCCTGGGGTCCAAGGAGGGCCTGGCCAACCTCGCCCAGGCGGTGACCGCGCCGGGCGACGTCATCCTGGTGCCCGATCCCTCCTATCCGATCCACATGTTCGGCTTCATCATCGCCGGCGCGGCGGTGCGCCCGGTCCCCTTCGAGAGCCCGGAGGCCTTCCTGCGCGAGGCCGCCCACGCCTGCCGGCGCTCGATCCCCGCGCCCTCGGCCCTGGTCCTGAACTTTCCCTCCAACCCCACCGCGCGGGTCGTCGATCCCGGCTTCTACGAGGAGGCCGTGAAGCTCGCCAAGGCCAACGATCTCGTGCTCATTTCCGATCTCGCCTACGCGGAGATCTACTTCGACGGCACCCCGCCGCCCTCCATCCTGCAGGTGAAGGGCGCGAAGGACGTGGCGGTGGAGTTCACCTCCATGTCGAAGACCTATTCCATGGCCGGCTGGCGAATCGGCTTCGCGGCCGGCTCGGCGCGCCTGGTCGATGCGCTCAAGCGCGTGAAGTCCTATCTCGACTACGGCGCCTTCACCCCCGTCCAGGTCGCCGCCATCGCCGCGCTCGACGGCCCGCAGGACCCTGTCGCGAAGGCGCGGGCGATCTACAAGGCGCGCCGCGACGTCATGGTGGAGACCTTCGCCCGAGCCGGGTTCGAGGTGCCGAGCCCGCCCGCGACCATGTTCGCCTGGGCCCCGATTCCCGAACGCTTCCGCGATCTCGGCTCGGTGGAGTTCGCCAAGCTGATGCTGGAGAAGACCGGGGTGGCCGTCGCGCCGGGCCTCGGCTTCGGCGAACGCGGCGACACCCATGTGCGCCTGGCGCTGGTGGAAAACGAGCAGCGCATCCGCCAGGCCGCGCGCGCGCTGAAGGCGTTGTTCTGA
- a CDS encoding N-acyl-D-amino-acid deacylase family protein, translating to MYDLKITGGTIYDGTGGAPFTGDIAVRNGRIVAVGQAPGDARETIDAAGMIVTPGFIDVHTHYDGQATWDDRLEPSIRHGVTTAVMGNCGVGFAPVRPSDHERLVKLMEGVEDIPGTALAEGLTWEWESFPEYMDALETTPRTMDIAALIPHDPVRVYVMDERASFDAQATEEEIARMRDLVREGLEAGAIGFSTGRSDLHRTADGEWTPASEATAKELAGIASAFEGLDHGVLQAVSDFDLEREGDRFPGEWAVIEAYVKAGGGRPFSMSLMQRDFAPDQWKKILAGIEDLNRQGYDARVQVAPRAIGVFLGLQCTFHPFMGYPAYKEIAHLPLDERVAIMKTPEFKAKLLAQKSDKLSGPGSSVPPIADLLIEHMEFAAEKLFTLSGQPDYEQPPEQSIAAKARARGVSVWEQLYDTVIARQGRELIYLPIYNYTELSYENVLTMMKHPQAIMGLSDGGAHVGTVCDASFPTYLLSYWTRDRTRGAQIALPRAVQMLTADLADYLGLDDRGRIAPGLKADLNVIDYGALALEAPHLVKDLPAGGQRLLQGAKGYVATIVSGQVVVRDDVVTDARPGRLVRAGRQMALAAE from the coding sequence ATGTACGATCTCAAGATCACCGGCGGCACGATATACGACGGCACGGGCGGCGCGCCCTTCACCGGCGACATCGCGGTCAGGAACGGCCGCATCGTCGCGGTCGGGCAGGCCCCCGGGGACGCGCGCGAGACGATCGACGCGGCGGGGATGATCGTCACCCCCGGCTTTATCGACGTGCACACCCATTATGACGGCCAGGCGACCTGGGACGACCGGCTGGAGCCCTCCATCCGCCACGGCGTGACCACCGCGGTGATGGGCAATTGCGGCGTCGGCTTCGCGCCGGTCCGGCCCTCCGACCACGAGCGCCTGGTCAAGCTCATGGAGGGGGTGGAGGACATTCCCGGCACCGCGCTCGCCGAGGGGCTCACGTGGGAGTGGGAGAGCTTTCCCGAATACATGGACGCGCTGGAGACCACCCCGCGCACCATGGATATCGCTGCCCTGATCCCGCACGACCCGGTGCGCGTCTACGTCATGGACGAGCGCGCGAGCTTCGACGCGCAGGCCACCGAGGAAGAGATCGCGAGGATGCGCGATCTCGTGCGCGAGGGGCTGGAGGCCGGCGCCATCGGCTTTTCCACCGGGCGTTCGGACCTTCACCGCACCGCGGACGGGGAATGGACCCCGGCGAGCGAGGCCACCGCCAAGGAACTCGCCGGCATCGCCAGCGCCTTCGAGGGGCTGGACCACGGCGTCCTTCAGGCGGTCTCCGACTTCGATCTCGAACGCGAGGGCGACCGCTTTCCCGGCGAGTGGGCGGTGATCGAGGCCTATGTGAAGGCCGGCGGCGGGCGGCCCTTCTCCATGTCGCTGATGCAGCGCGACTTCGCGCCCGACCAGTGGAAGAAGATCCTGGCCGGCATCGAGGACCTGAACCGCCAGGGCTATGACGCCCGTGTCCAGGTCGCCCCGCGCGCCATCGGCGTGTTTCTGGGCCTGCAATGCACCTTCCACCCCTTCATGGGCTATCCCGCCTACAAGGAAATCGCCCACCTCCCGCTGGACGAGCGCGTGGCGATCATGAAGACCCCGGAATTCAAGGCGAAGCTCCTCGCCCAGAAGTCCGACAAGCTGTCCGGGCCCGGCTCCTCGGTCCCGCCCATCGCCGATCTGCTGATCGAGCACATGGAATTCGCGGCGGAAAAGCTCTTCACGCTCTCCGGCCAGCCCGATTACGAGCAGCCGCCCGAGCAGAGCATCGCCGCGAAGGCGCGCGCCCGCGGCGTCAGCGTGTGGGAGCAGCTCTACGACACCGTCATCGCCCGCCAGGGTCGCGAACTCATCTACCTGCCCATCTACAATTACACCGAGCTCAGCTACGAGAACGTGCTGACCATGATGAAGCACCCCCAGGCGATCATGGGCCTGTCGGACGGAGGCGCCCATGTCGGCACGGTCTGCGATGCGAGCTTCCCGACCTATCTGCTGAGTTACTGGACCCGCGACCGCACGCGCGGCGCGCAGATCGCTCTGCCCCGCGCCGTGCAGATGCTCACCGCCGATCTCGCCGACTATCTGGGGCTGGACGATCGCGGCCGCATCGCGCCGGGCCTGAAGGCCGACCTCAACGTCATCGACTACGGCGCGCTGGCCCTGGAAGCCCCCCACCTCGTCAAAGACCTCCCCGCCGGCGGCCAGCGCCTCTTGCAGGGCGCGAAGGGTTATGTCGCCACGATCGTCAGCGGGCAGGTCGTGGTGCGGGACGACGTGGTGACGGACGCACGCCCCGGCCGGCTGGTAAGGGCAGGGCGGCAGATGGCGCTGGCGGCGGAGTAG
- a CDS encoding M28 family metallopeptidase, translating to MQRLNLLLGAAAAGFALAACGEPAPDAEDAADAAQETAAVDESVGMDGADWPVHEPTDAAITEADFAYRIATLADDRFGGRGPGTEKGEPAADWIAEEMAMMGLEPAGENGTWFQDVPLLQITLDEEASRYDIAVDGEPMGLELGADAVYWSQNAEETVTLEDSELVFVGYGIVAPEYGWNDYEGLDVEGKTVVILVNDPGFADPESGLFTGQSMTYYGRWTYKYEEAARQGAEGAIIVHQTEPASYPWEVVFSSWTGPQSSLVPPEGYDFVDVQGWIQLEVAQDLFEAVGLDFDALAIAAASPGFEPVALEGATLSAELHQSFETNISRNVAGRVAGDVRPDEHVLFMAHWDHIGERLNFAGEDQIYNGAVDNATGTSAMLEIAQRYATAGDTPDRSVIFVAVTAEEQGLLGSAYYAENPLVPLDKTVGGFNFDGMLPVGPTEDVVVIGFGASELEDLLAEEASEVGRYLSPDPNPEAGYFYRSDHVSLARKGVPMLYADGGSISRTQGREFVAQIEAAYRTDAYHKPSDEWDPSWDLSGFVEDARLMYEVSRRVADSDLWPNWYEGNEFRGLRDEMMDADTQD from the coding sequence ATGCAACGCCTGAACCTGCTTCTGGGTGCCGCCGCGGCGGGCTTCGCGCTCGCCGCCTGCGGCGAGCCCGCGCCGGACGCCGAGGACGCCGCCGACGCGGCACAGGAGACCGCCGCCGTCGACGAATCCGTCGGCATGGACGGGGCCGATTGGCCGGTGCACGAACCGACCGATGCGGCGATCACCGAGGCCGATTTCGCCTACCGCATCGCCACGCTCGCCGACGACCGCTTCGGCGGACGCGGCCCGGGCACCGAGAAGGGCGAGCCCGCGGCCGACTGGATCGCCGAGGAAATGGCGATGATGGGTCTGGAACCGGCCGGGGAGAACGGCACCTGGTTCCAGGACGTGCCGCTCCTGCAGATCACGCTCGACGAGGAAGCCTCCCGCTACGACATCGCCGTCGACGGCGAGCCGATGGGCCTCGAGCTGGGCGCGGACGCGGTCTACTGGTCGCAGAACGCCGAGGAGACGGTGACGCTGGAGGACTCCGAGCTGGTCTTCGTCGGCTACGGCATCGTCGCGCCGGAATACGGCTGGAACGACTACGAAGGCCTCGACGTCGAGGGCAAGACCGTCGTCATCCTCGTCAACGATCCCGGCTTCGCCGATCCGGAAAGCGGGCTCTTCACCGGCCAGTCCATGACCTATTACGGGCGGTGGACCTACAAGTACGAGGAAGCCGCGCGCCAGGGCGCGGAGGGCGCGATCATCGTGCACCAGACCGAGCCGGCCTCCTATCCGTGGGAAGTCGTGTTCAGCTCCTGGACCGGCCCGCAATCCTCGCTCGTTCCGCCCGAGGGCTACGACTTCGTCGACGTGCAGGGCTGGATCCAGCTCGAGGTCGCGCAGGACCTGTTCGAGGCGGTCGGGCTCGATTTCGACGCGCTGGCCATCGCGGCGGCGAGCCCGGGCTTCGAGCCCGTGGCGCTCGAAGGCGCGACGCTCTCGGCGGAGCTCCACCAGAGCTTCGAGACCAACATCTCGCGCAACGTCGCCGGCCGCGTCGCGGGCGACGTGCGCCCGGACGAGCACGTCCTTTTCATGGCCCACTGGGACCATATCGGCGAGCGGCTGAACTTCGCGGGCGAGGACCAGATCTACAACGGCGCGGTCGACAATGCGACCGGCACCTCGGCCATGCTGGAGATCGCCCAGCGCTACGCCACGGCCGGGGACACGCCCGACCGCTCGGTGATCTTCGTCGCCGTCACCGCCGAGGAGCAGGGCCTGCTGGGCTCGGCCTATTATGCGGAGAACCCGCTGGTCCCGCTGGACAAGACGGTCGGCGGCTTCAATTTCGACGGCATGCTGCCCGTGGGCCCGACCGAGGACGTGGTGGTCATCGGCTTCGGCGCGAGCGAGCTCGAAGACCTGCTGGCGGAGGAAGCGAGCGAAGTGGGCCGCTACCTCTCCCCCGACCCGAACCCGGAGGCGGGCTATTTCTATCGCTCCGACCATGTGAGCCTCGCGCGCAAGGGCGTTCCGATGCTCTATGCCGACGGCGGCTCGATCAGCCGGACGCAAGGGCGCGAATTCGTCGCCCAGATCGAGGCGGCCTACCGCACCGACGCCTATCACAAGCCGAGCGACGAGTGGGATCCGAGCTGGGATCTCTCCGGCTTCGTGGAGGACGCGCGCCTGATGTACGAGGTCTCGCGCCGGGTCGCCGACAGCGATCTCTGGCCGAACTGGTACGAGGGCAATGAATTCCGCGGCCTTCGCGACGAGATGATGGACGCGGACACGCAGGACTGA
- a CDS encoding TadE/TadG family type IV pilus assembly protein yields the protein MASTKSFQIRHLDRTPRSGLGGVRAAAGRFGAFLSETAANVAVSFALMLAPLTAAVGGALDYTRAVMIGTEIQAALDSGVLAAASLTQDRDPETVVRAYVQAALADHGEIVDSLDITVRSQTSLNSRTVSADASVSLKTIMLGVVGIGDLTVFRTSEALEEVRDVEISLVLDVSGSMSGSKIAALRDAASEFLDVVLDTDRTDRTSVSVIPYNGGVRLPGAVNRGLFRGLNASGCPDHGTDYPVVIPHADLDTLSPLEWNGNPQLGHNHSSHCPEMHMESSFLQNDKAELQALVSGLDASGNTGLDVATAWGARALDPSWRAALPGEFADRPAAYDDPDTIKVLVVMTDGAATAQSRTERRRGRWRRYELYPASTARDNMLEACSYAKDHGVVVYTIAFQLSGQTNRDLMRNCASRAQTYYEVESMDISAAFAAIAADINQLRISK from the coding sequence ATGGCCAGCACGAAGTCTTTCCAGATCAGGCACTTGGATCGCACCCCGCGGTCCGGCCTCGGTGGCGTGCGTGCCGCGGCGGGACGGTTCGGCGCGTTCCTTTCCGAGACCGCCGCCAACGTTGCGGTCAGTTTCGCCCTGATGCTCGCCCCGCTCACCGCCGCGGTCGGCGGTGCGCTCGACTATACCCGCGCGGTCATGATCGGCACCGAGATCCAGGCGGCGCTCGATTCCGGCGTGCTCGCCGCCGCCTCGCTGACCCAGGACCGCGATCCCGAGACCGTGGTGCGCGCCTACGTGCAGGCCGCGCTCGCCGATCACGGCGAGATCGTCGACAGCCTCGACATCACCGTGCGCTCGCAGACATCGTTGAACTCGCGCACGGTGAGCGCGGATGCGAGCGTGTCGCTGAAGACCATCATGCTCGGCGTCGTGGGCATCGGCGACCTGACGGTGTTCCGCACCTCCGAGGCGCTCGAGGAGGTACGCGATGTCGAGATCTCGCTCGTGCTCGACGTCTCCGGCTCGATGAGCGGGTCCAAGATCGCGGCCCTGCGCGATGCGGCCAGCGAGTTCCTCGACGTGGTGCTCGACACCGACCGGACCGACCGCACCAGCGTCTCCGTCATCCCCTACAATGGCGGCGTGCGCCTTCCCGGCGCGGTCAATCGCGGCCTGTTCCGCGGGCTCAACGCCTCGGGCTGTCCCGATCACGGCACCGACTATCCGGTCGTGATTCCGCACGCCGATCTCGACACGCTCTCGCCGCTGGAATGGAACGGCAATCCGCAGCTGGGACACAATCACTCCTCCCACTGTCCGGAGATGCACATGGAATCGAGCTTCCTGCAGAACGACAAGGCGGAGCTCCAGGCGCTGGTCTCCGGACTCGACGCCAGCGGCAATACCGGGCTCGACGTCGCCACCGCCTGGGGCGCGCGCGCGCTCGACCCGAGCTGGCGCGCCGCACTGCCCGGCGAGTTCGCCGACCGTCCTGCGGCCTATGACGATCCGGACACGATCAAGGTGCTGGTGGTGATGACGGACGGTGCGGCCACGGCCCAGTCGCGCACCGAGCGCCGGCGCGGGCGCTGGCGCCGCTACGAGCTCTACCCGGCCAGCACCGCGCGCGACAACATGCTGGAGGCGTGCAGCTACGCGAAGGACCACGGCGTGGTGGTCTACACCATCGCCTTCCAGCTCTCCGGCCAGACCAACCGCGACCTGATGCGCAACTGCGCAAGCCGGGCCCAGACCTATTACGAGGTGGAGAGCATGGACATCTCCGCCGCCTTCGCCGCGATCGCCGCCGACATCAACCAGCTGCGGATCTCCAAATAG